The Corvus hawaiiensis isolate bCorHaw1 chromosome 9, bCorHaw1.pri.cur, whole genome shotgun sequence genomic sequence CCCAGGGTCTTATCGGCACGCTGCAGTTCATTTGCAAAACAACTGAATTGCTTGTCTTGGCCTTGGCTGAGGGTCTGAGGGTCTGTGGGCCTTGTGTCTGTCCCACTGCTCCCTTTCAGGTGCTCTGCTGGAGCCAGAAGCGGCTCCAGTCCCCTCCTCGTGATGGATTTCCTTTGTGAGCATCCACCAAAGTACGCACAAACCAAAATTCCCAGGGGGATGTgtgcacagcccagccccacgCTCCTTCTCCCCACCTTTCCCATGGATTGTGGTCTTTGCTGTCCACACTGGCCTGGTTTGTGGCCAAAGCTGAGCCCAGAGATGCAGCTTGCCAACATTTCCATTTCCCTGCCATATCCATGTGTGTGGGAGCAGTGTTCCGACCACAGggatctctcccagtccctgctgACAGACCCCACTGTCCATCCAGCAAGCCTGAATTTGGGGCCACATCAGGCTCCAACCCCTCAAAATGATGTCCTGATGCTGAGGGCGGGGTGGGAGCGAGGGCCCCGGAGGCAGCATCTGTGTCAGGAAAAAGGTCCCAAAACTGGGGTGACACCTGTTGTGGCTTAACTGTGGTGGTGCACTGGTGCCCTGTTCACTGCCGGGGTTTCTCCTCTCCATTAGCTCCAGACCGTGTAGCTGTAGCctaaataataggaaaaaaaaatccaggaaaaggTTTTGGATAGGGAGAAAGTCTGGGGTTGTGGTGCAGGCTCTGTGTTTGGGAacagcctctcctccagcctgtcctgcctggCCCTGGGTGGCTGCTGGGTGGCCTCGGGGCTGGGACACGTCCCTCGGGGCTggatctgtgctgctgtgatAAGGAGGGACAGATCAGGGTCGTGTGGGGGAAGCTGGGGCGCTGGAAGTCCCATGAGTTACAGGGCAGATTAAACCCACGGTCATCAGATTAATGGGATTAAAGCAGGAGTCGAAAGGCTGGGTTTGAGCTCAGCACTCTGAGGAGTGCTTTGCTACCTGGAGTAACTGCAGAGTAAAGCCTGCACCCCCTCTGTGACCCAGCCACAGCAGTGGGGGTTTAGTGCTGTAGGGTGAGCCCCAGCTCCTCGTGGAGGGACTCCCCAAACCCTGCTCCCCTTTGGAATGaggccagggagagctgcaccAGGGGGGTCTTACctggggcaggctgggctgggggctgggaaggggataGCAAATGTGAAATTTGGAGTTAAAGCTGCCTGGAAGAAACCCCAAGGTTTCTGGGAGGTTGGGATGATGCTCTCCAGCACAtcctggctgctggggctcTGGAGAGCTTTGCAGGTGCTTCCTGTAAATCCATGCCCATTCCTCCTTGGAGAGAGGAGATGTGGCAGTGCTTTGGAGGAGGGAGAAGCTCCAGGAGCTGTCTGGGAGCAGTCAGCACCGTGCTGGTGTGTGGCCTCCTGTGGTGCTGCATTCCATGGCCCCAAGCTGCTGTGTCCCCCACACacagaggagacagaggagcagcaggaattgtCCGTGGTGGAGCAGGGGAGAGCTGTCCATCTGTCCTGGGGGCatgggaaagctgcagcctctgggctggggggctgtggggctctgCCCTGTTCCCAGACTGTGTTCCCAGCCCCAACTGTGGCTCGGGGTATTTCTGGCTTGCAGCTCCAGGCcaggctccagcagccctgctgagccacAGCTGGTCCCTGGGATGGCCATCTGTCCTCAGGTGACAGCCGGACCTTCCGtgacagctcccagctcctgggatgTCCATCTCTCCTTGGAGTGACAGCCAGACCTTGTGTGGCAGCTCCAGACTCCTGGGATGTCCATCCCTCCTCAGGTGACAGCTGGACCTTctgtggcagctcccagctcctgggatgTCCATCCCTCCTCAGGTGACAGCCGGACCttgcccagcagctcccggcTCTGCGGCCTCCGGCTGTtcctgggagcagcccagccctgccagcgAGCTCATTCCCTGGGAGCCTCTGGCACCGTGCAGGCCATGTGAATAAATaccaaaaaatacaaaaaccatGTTTTTATAGCGTCGATGCCCTCGAGGGCTCCGTGCCGGTTGCATAATCCACAGGGTGTTTTTTCCATCGGTGCCCTTCGCTTTCCCCGGCAGGAATGCTGCCGGCAGCGCCGCTGGTGACGTCTGGGCAGTGACAGAGAACTTGTCATTgagaaaaggtgttttctgCTCGCTCCCCGCGGGGCCAGCTGGAATTCCTGCCAGGATCGGAGGCAGCGGGATGCGGTGCCGGTGCCTGCGGTGACTCAGCCCCGCGGGCCGTGAGTCAGCGCTGCCCCGCTCCCAGGCAGGTTGGATGCTGGATCCCAACATTCTGTACTCCTGGCCCTGGTCCAAGCAGAAGGAGGCTGGACCTCTCTTCTGGTGCCGGGAGAAGGACTCGTCACACACAGCGGGGAAAAATCTGTGCCTTTTCCAAGCAGATTCTTTGGATTCTGGATTAAACCTGGGAGCGTGGCTTGTCTGGGAGCCCCACCTGCCCGGTTTCCCAGGCAGGCCCCATCCCCACAACAGATCCCAGGAGGATCTGTTCAGGCTGGTTTCCCCTTAGATCATCAGATGAACGCTCTCCAAGAATTGTGTATCTTGCAAAAACCCCTCCTGCAGCTGAGGAATCCATCCCCAGCCAGGTGCACGTGCTGCCCGCTCTGACATCTCGCTGCAGCCTGGAGAGACGGAGCCTCCTCCAAATGCAGGATCCTGGGGATTATTTTTAGAGAGGACTCACGCTTGGAGAGGGCTGAAATGTGCTCTCCTCACCACAAACGGTGCAAAAAATAGATCATGAAATTGTTCATTTCTGGTGACAAGTGCTACTGCAGCTGCTATGGGAAGACAGCAGAGGAGGTGTCCATGGGGTCCTGCTCCCAgaggaaaggggctggagctcTCCTTGGGGCGGGAGCAGGACTTGTCACACACAGGGACAaagaatatttgcattttccaaatggtttctttgtgtttctgaggGGCTGAAAGAAAATCACAGCAAACTTCCAATCATGGAATGCTTtaggtgggaaaggaccttaaagctcagcccattccacccctgccatgggcagggacaccttccactgtccaggctgctcccagccccaatgtccagcctggccttgggcactgccagggatccaggggcagccccagctgctctgggcaccctgtgccagggcctcacctccctcacagggaggaattccttcccaatatcccaaataaccctgccctgggcagtgggaagctgttccctgtgtcctgtcttTCCATCCCTGGTgcaaagcccctctccagcttccagaagcagctgagggatgtgggagagccaggcaggagcccAGGAACGTGCACTTACCACAGTTATGTTCTTAAGGATTTGATCTTGGGAATCATTTTCTTATCTGAGCTTTTCTTAAGTGGAGACTCTGCAATCTTTAAGCCTGGGGATGGGAAGCAGGCTCGGTGTGTTTGGGACAGTCCTTACCTGTGCCAGGGTCACCTGTGACCACATCGGAGCCATCTCCTGAACCAAAGAGCTCCCGAACCAAAGGAGCACATCCAGTTCTTCTCTCTCCATCAGCTGAGGGCTTGGCTGAGCTCCAGCATGTTCCTGCTCTCAGGTATCTCAGGAATTCCCATTCCTCCAGCTCCAAAAGGACCTTGTGGCCTTTCCATCACCAGCAGAGCGACACTGCCAGAAATCTCTTGGAAAGCCAGGCAGAACTTGAGGGGGAGTGATATTTTTTAAGTGGAAATgtcatgatttctttttttcctcatctattgcttttgggtttttctctCTTACCCTGAGCAGAAGCTGGAGTCCTGGCAAAGCAGTACCTCGAGAGAGGCCTCCTGGTGCCCGACCACGTCATCACGCGCGTGATGatggcagagctggagaagcggcgggagcagcactggctgctcgACGGTGAGTCCAGAGGGGAAATCCCAGCCCCCTTGGGAACGTTCCTTTGCTCCCAATGGTTTGGCAGtcccaggagagagaaaagccaGGAGGTGCTATTGCTGGAGGtgggaggagaggcagggatGTCTTCCTGGAGCCCTCAGCGTGTGCATGTCCAGCTGAGCACGTGGCCAGgaaagggaagggcagggagaggaggtggGTGTTCCATgaagcacagcagggctggggacacgccAGGAAAAACCTTCCACCACCTCTGTGCGTGTGTGAAGCAgctcctccatcccagcccaAAAGCCACCTGagctggagggagaggagatgctgagagcaaacagcacagcctggggtgcctggccatggcagcagggctggaacgGGGATCAAAGAATCCCAGAGTggcttgggttgggagggaccctaaaactcatccagtgccacccctgccatggcagggacagtttccactgtcccaggctgctcccagccccagtgtccagcctggccttgggcactgccagggatccaggggcagccacagctgctctgggcaccctgtgccagggcctgcccaccctcccagggaacaattcctgcccaatatcccatccatccctgccctctggcactgggaagccattccctgggtcctgtccctccaggtcCTTGTATAaggtctctctccatctttcttgtgggCTCTATTgaggtctttaaggtcccttccaatcaaAACAATCTGGGATCTGTGattctctgctccagctgctcactGGCTTTTCCAAGGAGCACAGGACCATTTTACTGCAGTATCCTTGATGCCCTCCACATAAACCAGCAGCTTGTCCCCAGTCTGTGCTCAGCACTCTGTTCCCTTCACGTTTTCCCTTGTCATTCCAGCATTTATCCCTGTTCTGCCGCTGCCTGTGTCCTCCTGCGTGCCCCCAGCCCCcgtgcagggacagcagccaccTCTTTGAGGCAAACCTGAGCCCTGGGTGTCACATTTAgggagctggtgctgtgggagctATTTTTTCTCGGAGCCATATGGTGGAGTCTGCCTTTCACACCACTTGTGCCGCAGCGGGGCTGggactgcagctctggagctgcctgaCGGATGAGTCTGGCTCCatccttgctgctttccagcctctcagtccaatttctgtcctgctgcctgcccaggTTTCCCTCGGACGCTGGGACAAGCCAAGGCTCTGGATGGGATCTGTGAGCTGGACCTGGTGATCAGCCTGAACATCCCCTTCGAGACGCTGAAGGATCGCCTGAGCGCCCGCTGGGTGCACCCAGCCAGTGGCAGGGTCTACAACATGGACTTCAAccctccccacacccaggtAAGAGCCCCTGGAGCCTCCTAGGAGCCatccacagaaggaaaagctgggagaagCCGCTCTCCGCAGGAGCTGGGATCCTGAGGAGGCATCGGGGGAGCGACCCTGGGTAGAAGCTCTGAGCACCGTAAGGAACTGTGCTAAATGTTCACCAGGAAAACGGGATTTCTGCATGCAGGGCAAGGCACTTGGCAGCTGCAGGGTGGGTGATGGGGTCAGTGATGTCCCTGTGTGGCTTTGTGTCCCCTCAGGGCGTCGATGACCTGACGGGAGAGCCGCTGGTGCAGCGCGAGGACGACAGGCCCGAGGCTGTGGCTGCGCGGCTCAGGAAGTACAAAGATGCTGCCAAGCCGGTGATAGAGCTGTACAAGTGAGCTGGGCACGGGGAGAAACCTCAGCAGGGCTGTCAGAAGGGCACCAGGGCTGCTTGTCCCATGCTCACACCCCAACATCGCAaagagccctggcacagcccctggcagATCTTAGGGACCAAGCTCTGGCCCTGGACGAGGCCTCCCTTGGAGGCCTGAGGATGATCCAAAGAAATTCCCAGCTCCTGTTTGTCTTGCTGGGCTCCACAAATGGGAGGGGTATTTTGTCCCAGATCCAGGGTGGTCCATGCCATGAAAAATCCATCCAGGGCCCCAAGGGGTTTGGTTGAAGCATGGGGAGATTGGCAagagggcaggagaagggagagacCCTGGTGCTGGCTCAGATGGATCTGCTGGGAGCACAGCGGGGTTCCAGGGCTGGTTCCCCTTGTGGGGCTGTTGTCTCCTGCACCATGGGGCTGTTGTCTCCTGTACTGTGGGGCTGTTGTCTCCTGCACTGTGGGGCTGTTCCCTGCACCATGGGGCTGTTGTTCCCTGCACCGTGGGGCTGTTGTTCCCTGCACTGTGGGGCTGTTGTCCCCTGCACTGTGGGGTTGTTGTTCCCTGCACTGTGGGGCTGTTGTTCCCTGCACCGTGGGGCTGTTGTTCCCTGCACCATGGGGCTGTTGTTCCCTGCACTGTGGGGCTGTTGTTCCCTGCACCGTGGGGCTGTTGTTCCCTGCACCGTGGGGCTGTTGTCCCCTGCACTGTGGGGCTGTTGTTCCCTGCACCATGAGGCTGTTGTTCCCTGCACTGTGGGGCTGTTTTTCCCTGCACCATGGGGCTGTTGTCCCCTGCACCGTGGGGCTGTTGTTCCCTGCACCGTGGGGCTGTTGTTCCCTGCACTGTGGGGCTGTTGTTCCCTGCACTGTGGGGTTGTTGTTCCCTGCACCATGGGGCTGTTGTTCCCTGCACTGTGGGGCTGTTGTCCTCTGGCCAGTTTGGGAATGATGGATTGCTGTAGGGTGGCAAATCCCCTGCTCAAAGGGCGTAGAAGCCCGGGAGTGTTTTTAAGCACATGGGGGGCCAAAATTGCCCTtgcaggggaagggggaggatCACAGACTCccggaatggtttggcttggaagtgaccttaaatcccatcccattccaccccctgtcatgagcagggacaccttccactgtcccaggctgctccaagccccgtccaagctgcCTGTGGACATCACTGTCCTCGGGATGGGCTGGTCCTGACTTCTCCCACCTTTTTTCCAGGAGCAGGGGCATCCTTCACTCCTTCTCTGGCACAGAGACCAACAAGATCTGGCCCTACGTGTACACCCTGCTGTCCAGCAAGATCCCACCCATTCTCTCGGAGGAGGAGCACTAAACAGCTCGTGCCAAGGACCAGGATTTCATTCCATCGTGGATTTGGTTCCCAGtgcagtgccagggctgtgctggggtttggTGATCACAAACTGGGTGACATTGGCGGATACCAGTTAGAGCCAGGATCAGATCTTTGTTTAGAAGGTCAAGCCTGCTGGAATAAGGggctttttccctcttttggGGCTATGGAGTTTTCCTGCCCGTGGTCCATCCTGGATTGGTGATGCTGACCAGGGCAATGGTCATTCCAGGTTTACACAGCTTTGCCATGGTGTCCTTGCCATCCCTTTCCAGCCCCCAATCCCTGTCTGAGCCTACATGTGCCATCCTGTTGCTCCACAGGACCGTTTACTGCTGAGGACTCTCTAGGCTGAGGGTTTTttctataa encodes the following:
- the AK4 gene encoding adenylate kinase 4, mitochondrial, whose protein sequence is MASKLLRAVVLGPPGSGKGTVCERIARSFGLQHLSSGQFLRESLGGGGEAGVLAKQYLERGLLVPDHVITRVMMAELEKRREQHWLLDGFPRTLGQAKALDGICELDLVISLNIPFETLKDRLSARWVHPASGRVYNMDFNPPHTQGVDDLTGEPLVQREDDRPEAVAARLRKYKDAAKPVIELYKSRGILHSFSGTETNKIWPYVYTLLSSKIPPILSEEEH